The DNA sequence ACCACTCTTTTCATCTATTCTCCTTTCGATTGAATCTCAAAGTTAAGGAACTACAAATTGCGAACCAAAAAAGTAGGCATCGATCAACGTTATTTTACGATAATAAAGAAATTTAAGGCTTGGGCTTACAATAATCCTTGATAAGGTCTTTGAGTTCCGTCATTCCAAGTTCATAAGCCTTATTGAAATCTTCGCAGGCGTAATCGAGTTCTTTTAAATCATTTTCTGCGAGCCCTCGCTGATAATAGACCTCCGCATTATTTGGGTCAAACATCAGGCAGGTATTGAAAAAGCCAATGGCGCGGGTGTTTTTTCCCTGTTGGCGGAGGCAAATGCCAATATAGAAATAGTCTGAGGCTTCATCAGCTTCAAGCAAAAGTGCCTCCTGAAAATCGCCCAATGCCCGTTTGAAATTGTCCTGCAGGTAATACACCATCGCCCGCGAGCGATAGGCTTCCGGCAGTTCGTCATTAAGATCAAGGGCGTGAGTGAAATCCATCACGGCACCGTCATCATTTCCCAAAGACATTTTCAACTGCCCACGCACCACATAGGCCATGGTATCTTCAGGATTAAGCGTCAGTGCCATATTATAATCTTCCACGGCCTCCTGCCCCATTTCCAAGGCTTCACGTGCCATTCCCCTGAGCATATAAATCGCAGCATTCTTCATGTCCACGTTTACAGCCTCCGTAAAAGTCGCTTCTGCCTTTTCAATCTCACCTTTATCATAAAGGGCGAGTCCTTTATCGATTAATTTTTGAGCATTTGTTGATGTCTGAGCTACCGCTCCAAAACTGCATATCAGCAGTAGCATTAATGTCAGGGTGTATTTCATTGGTATAAAAAATTTTATCAAATATGGCAGAAAAAATCAAATGCTGAAAATTATTGTCCAAAAGCTTATTTCACTACCAGCTTTTGACTGCCCTGCCCACGAGCACACTTCCAAACCAGGCTGTACACTCCTGGATTCAAATAGGTGTTTATGGGCAAAGAGACCAGGCTGTAGGCCTCCAGCTGGGCATTCGTTGAAACGACCTGGCTCCCCTTACTGTCATAAATCAAAAACTGACAATCCGTAACTGGGGAAGCCCCCACCAACAACTGAATCCGGTTTCCTTCAATAGGATTTGGGGCTATTTTAAACAAAGCAGTCAGTGGCTTTTCATTGCTCAATGGCTTACATTCATTGAATGGCACCCCGTAGCCAAGCTCAACGGTAGGGCTTTCACATCGGTGACTGATTTCATGAAAATACGCGATCACTCTCTCAGGCCGCCAGTCAGGGTGCTCTTTAAGAACCATGGCCGCAACACCCGCCACCATTGGACTCGCAAATGAAGTTCCGGAATTGGTGCCAAATCGATCCTGCCAGGAGGCCACCACCACGCCACTGCCCAACGTGACTACATCAGGCTTTATTTCGTCGGGGTCTTTGGTGCCGAAAGAAGAAAAGCTTGCCCTTCCCCAGGTAGAGGTTACCGCCCCTACGGCCAATACCTCTTTGCTATCAGCGGGCATGGAAACTTTTTGCCAGCTTTTCCGCCCTTCATTTCCTGCAGAATTGACCACCAAAATACCGCGGCTTGCGGCAAAATTCGCCGCCTGGGTAATCATTGCCGACGCACCATCGAGGTCGTCCCAGGTATAATTCATCTCCGGATCATCGAAATCGTAATAACCCAGTGAAGACTGTATCATATCCACGCCGGCACTGTCGGCATACTCTGCCGCCATCATCCAGTTGAGCTCCTCGTAGCGATACTCATTACGGACATCCTCGGTAACGCACAATAAATAATCGGCATCGGGTGCTATCCCTTCAAATTTCCCCTGCTCATAATACCCCATCACCGAAAAAACATGGGTGCCGTGTGCGTGGTAGCGAAATACATCTTTGTCAGGTTCAATAAAATTTTTCTGTCCAATTAACCGCCCCTGAGCAATTGCCTGAAAACCGGCGCCCCCGGCATCTTTCATATGAATAAAGCCGGCGTCGAAAATGGCGATTTTTATGCCCTCTGCATTCCACCCTTCATTTCTCAGTGAATCCACTTTAAGAAAATTGTTATTCTGTACATTGGTCAGGTTTTGATCGGTACCATAGCCTGCTTCACGTTCTATGGGCTGTACGTGTTCGTGGTCATCCACAGGGCCGAGGTAGGTTACCGCATCTACGCCATCAATCGCCAAAAGCGCCTCCTGCTGATCTTTATCTGCTATAACTTCCACTCCATTCAGCCATTTGGTCTGACCGATTAGGGAAAATCCGGCATCTTGAACCTCTTCGATATATTTTTTACTGACGGGCAAATCCGTTTCGTCAACACTAATCCCCAGGCGGTTTCGTCGTTCAATAGCTGCTGAAGAAAGAAATTCTTCGGGCTTGCTGATGGAATAATGGCTTCCTGCCTTATCGGCAAACTGAAGCAGAAAACGTGCATCCTGAGCAAAGGCGGAACAGAAGGTGAAGAAAAATAGCAGTAAAACGGTTAATCGTTTAGTCATCTAAAAGAGATTTGAGAAGGTTTATGAAAACATCTGGCTTGTTGGTGGCTTGGTGCGCTTGCAGCACTCCTTCTTTATAAGTCGCAAAAAATGGCAAACTTGTTACATTGGCCTCCTTTCGCAAATCAGGAAATTGCCCAATATCTACGGTGAAAAAATCAATCGCCGGAAATTCGACAGATTTGGCGGCGAACAGGGGTTTCAGCCGTTTGCACATACCGCACCAGGGCGCTGTAAATAGCACTACCGCACGTTGCCGTTCCTGAATCGATGACCGGTAATCGGTTTCCGAAAGTGATTTTATATTTGGGGAATTTGCTTCCATAGCACTAAAATTCTAATTAAAGGTTGTGAAGTACACAGACTATTTCGTAATTCGTAGCACATTTCGCCGTTAGGTTTACTTGCTAAACGAAATAGCAGCGAAATCAGCAGTAAAATTAAAATAGATTTTTTATAATATTGATATGGCCCTAAAAACATTTGTCAAAATCAGTGAAGTAAACAACCTGAGTGATGCGCGCTACTGTGCAGGAATGATGGTTGATGCAATTGGCTTCCCTGTGGATCCTGCAATGGCAAACTACCTGAAGCCAGAGGAATATACCGAAATTACGGAGTGGATTTCAGGCATTGCCAAAGTGGTAGAATTCGAAAGCAATGATCTTCAGCTTATTCAGCAGATGACCGTTGAGCATCAGGTGGACTACATTCAGGTCATGCACATTGATCTTTTGGAAGCACTACAGAGCACCGGCAAAAAGTTGATTTACAAGGTTGATCTTGCGCAGAAATCAATGGATGAAGTCGAGGATGAAATCAGTGATATTGAAAGTTATATCGAATTTGTCCTCATTGAGGACAGCCGTGCGGTAAGCATGAAGGAAGACCTTGAGGCGGTTTATGAATTGTCTAAAGAGTATGACATTGTGCTTGGCTTTGAAGTAAATCAGCAAAGTCTGCCAAAATTGCTGAACTCTGAAATTAAGGGTATTGCCATTAAAGGTGGTGAGGAAATTCGTCCTGGATTTAAAAACTACGATGAATTTGAAGAAATCCTTGAGGCGCTTGATGAAGAATAATCTTTTGAGCATTGATAAAGAAAAAGTCGCATTCAGTCATTTGAATGCGACTTTTTTTATGCGTCATCGTAATAAAGATTAACGCCATCCCTTCCTTATTACTTTGAACAAACCCAACAGCAAAACGCAACAGTTATGGAGTAAATATCAAGCAGAGATATTTATCACTATTATAGGACTTCTGCTGTTTGTACCCTATACGCAAAGCCTTCCACTGATTGAAGGTCAGGAGCTCAACTTGGCAGAAAAATCCCGAGAAATGTGGCTCACCAAGGAATGGTGGATTCCGCAGATAGGCTTTAAAAAGATTTGGGGCGACCTGCCACTCTTTAGCTGGTTGATTACAATTTGCACACAACTTTTGGGTGATAACCCACTGTTTTTTAGGCTACCAAATGCTATTAGTGGTGTTTTTACTTTAATCATGATTTACAGGATGGGTAAAAGCCTTCATGGTATCCGAATGGGATGGCTGTGGCTGGGCAGCTACCTGACCTCCTTTCTTCCTCATTTCTTCTTCAGGTTTATTAACCCGATTCCACTGCACCACCTGCTATTTTTCAGTGCATTGTATTATTTCTACATCGGCATTCATAAAAAATCTGATAAAAACCTTTTGCTGTGTGGTTTCCTTACGGCCCTCAACCTTTTGCTGGCAGGTTCTGAGGCACTCATTATTCCGATAGTGGTGATGGTGGTCATTTATACCATCAACAGAAAAATGCCCCCCTTCAAAGCCACTCAATTTACACTGATTTTAATGGGCTTCTGTGCGCCAATACTCATTTATTGCGTTTTCTTTCTGATGCAACACAGCATCGAGGATCTTGCGCTTTCGGTATTTCCAAACATGAGCTTGATGGATCGCTACCATTCTTATCATGGGCCAATTCCAAGTACCCATTTATGGCTGATTATTGCGGCCTGTTTCCCGATGAGCTTACTTGCGATTGCCTATTTCATTTCCAATATCAATGAACAGCGCAACAAGCTTTTTAAAAAATTTATGGCCATTACCCTTTGGGTAATCCTGATTTTATTTGCTTTTCTGCCTTCAAAAAACTGGTTTTATTTTAATGCCCTGGCCTTGTTTCCACTCAGTTACTTTTCGGGCCTGTACCTCAATCAGATCTTCCTGCAGAAGCGTACCTTTCCTGTTTGGTTGTATTCTTCTATTTCCCTGATGGCCATAATTTTTGGCGTAGGGCTGTATATTTTACCCAAACTTGCCGAAATCAGTGGGGTATTGCCGCTCGAAGATTACCCGCTGATCAGACAAATGTTTGAAACCCTGAAATTCAATGGAGAACAGGACGGTATTATAGGCCTATTATACACCGCAGGTATTTTGTACG is a window from the Persicobacter psychrovividus genome containing:
- a CDS encoding tetratricopeptide repeat protein; translation: MKYTLTLMLLLICSFGAVAQTSTNAQKLIDKGLALYDKGEIEKAEATFTEAVNVDMKNAAIYMLRGMAREALEMGQEAVEDYNMALTLNPEDTMAYVVRGQLKMSLGNDDGAVMDFTHALDLNDELPEAYRSRAMVYYLQDNFKRALGDFQEALLLEADEASDYFYIGICLRQQGKNTRAIGFFNTCLMFDPNNAEVYYQRGLAENDLKELDYACEDFNKAYELGMTELKDLIKDYCKPKP
- a CDS encoding S8 family serine peptidase, whose protein sequence is MTKRLTVLLLFFFTFCSAFAQDARFLLQFADKAGSHYSISKPEEFLSSAAIERRNRLGISVDETDLPVSKKYIEEVQDAGFSLIGQTKWLNGVEVIADKDQQEALLAIDGVDAVTYLGPVDDHEHVQPIEREAGYGTDQNLTNVQNNNFLKVDSLRNEGWNAEGIKIAIFDAGFIHMKDAGGAGFQAIAQGRLIGQKNFIEPDKDVFRYHAHGTHVFSVMGYYEQGKFEGIAPDADYLLCVTEDVRNEYRYEELNWMMAAEYADSAGVDMIQSSLGYYDFDDPEMNYTWDDLDGASAMITQAANFAASRGILVVNSAGNEGRKSWQKVSMPADSKEVLAVGAVTSTWGRASFSSFGTKDPDEIKPDVVTLGSGVVVASWQDRFGTNSGTSFASPMVAGVAAMVLKEHPDWRPERVIAYFHEISHRCESPTVELGYGVPFNECKPLSNEKPLTALFKIAPNPIEGNRIQLLVGASPVTDCQFLIYDSKGSQVVSTNAQLEAYSLVSLPINTYLNPGVYSLVWKCARGQGSQKLVVK
- a CDS encoding thioredoxin family protein; the protein is MEANSPNIKSLSETDYRSSIQERQRAVVLFTAPWCGMCKRLKPLFAAKSVEFPAIDFFTVDIGQFPDLRKEANVTSLPFFATYKEGVLQAHQATNKPDVFINLLKSLLDD
- a CDS encoding phosphoribosylanthranilate isomerase; amino-acid sequence: MALKTFVKISEVNNLSDARYCAGMMVDAIGFPVDPAMANYLKPEEYTEITEWISGIAKVVEFESNDLQLIQQMTVEHQVDYIQVMHIDLLEALQSTGKKLIYKVDLAQKSMDEVEDEISDIESYIEFVLIEDSRAVSMKEDLEAVYELSKEYDIVLGFEVNQQSLPKLLNSEIKGIAIKGGEEIRPGFKNYDEFEEILEALDEE
- a CDS encoding ArnT family glycosyltransferase, which translates into the protein MNKPNSKTQQLWSKYQAEIFITIIGLLLFVPYTQSLPLIEGQELNLAEKSREMWLTKEWWIPQIGFKKIWGDLPLFSWLITICTQLLGDNPLFFRLPNAISGVFTLIMIYRMGKSLHGIRMGWLWLGSYLTSFLPHFFFRFINPIPLHHLLFFSALYYFYIGIHKKSDKNLLLCGFLTALNLLLAGSEALIIPIVVMVVIYTINRKMPPFKATQFTLILMGFCAPILIYCVFFLMQHSIEDLALSVFPNMSLMDRYHSYHGPIPSTHLWLIIAACFPMSLLAIAYFISNINEQRNKLFKKFMAITLWVILILFAFLPSKNWFYFNALALFPLSYFSGLYLNQIFLQKRTFPVWLYSSISLMAIIFGVGLYILPKLAEISGVLPLEDYPLIRQMFETLKFNGEQDGIIGLLYTAGILYGLYLMERKKITFAVEIIFFSIVLSIQFSLYRYLPVVEEAYQGPALRFIKAHKAEDCYILASGTNNASPLFYGQQQKSGPKSQSADWLLFGNIDKDLYIYIRKEQHFRVRGVRNLRLIYEENGFYFYHRPAVHQDPEKEKATSSPKP